One Vidua chalybeata isolate OUT-0048 chromosome 13, bVidCha1 merged haplotype, whole genome shotgun sequence genomic window carries:
- the SLC24A5 gene encoding sodium/potassium/calcium exchanger 5 isoform X1 yields MRAGARRRAALVLLAALAAWGARAQRPGDPAENGTRCILSSSSEFPEGFFTPQERKDGGIVIYFIIILYMFLAVSIVCDDYFLPSLEIISECLGLSQDVAGATFMAAGSSAPELVTAFLGAFVTKGDIGVSTILGSAIYNLLGISAACGLFSSVVSRLSCWPLFRDCLAYTISAAAVLAMISDNRIYWYESASLLLIYGCYVLVLCFDIKINQYLMKKFSPCCTCFTKAMEENVEQQPLVGWRDESGPLIRQQSRTDSGIFQDELDYSQLSTSLHGLNEISEDHPNVFTMPEADMKRILWVLSLPIITLLYLTIPDCRKQFWRNWFMVTFLISAAWISAITYVLVWMVTIAGETLGIPESVMGLTLLAAGTSVPDTVASVLVARKGNGDMAMSNIVGSNVFDMLCLGIPWFIKTAFINTPGPIEVNSSGLTYTAISLICSVGFIFLAVHLNGWKIDKKLGIICLVLYLVFTVLSILYELGIIGNNPTRVCGN; encoded by the exons ATGCGGGCGGGCGCGCGGCGGCGCGCGGCGCTGGTGCTGCTGGCGGCGCTCGCGGCCTGGGGAGCGCGGGCGCAGCGCCCCGGGGACCCCGCGG AGAACGGGACGCGTTGCATCCTCTCGTCTTCATCGGAGTTTCCTGAAGGATTTTTCACACCGCAGGAGAGGAAGGATGGAGGAATCGTTATCTACTTCATAATTATACTGTACATGTTTTTGGCCGTGTCCATTGTATGCGATGATTACTTCCTACCTTCCCTAGAGATCATCAGTGAAT GCCTTGGCCTCTCACAGGATGTAGCTGGAGCAACTTTTATGGCTGCTGGAAGCTCTGCTCCAGAGCTTGTCACTGCTTTTCTAG GAGCTTTTGTGACAAAGGGAGATATTGGCGTCAGCACCATCCTTGGATCAGCAATATATAATCTTCTTGGTATTTCTGCAGCTTGTGGGCTGTTTTCCAGTGTG GTTTCGAGGCTATCCTGTTGGCCGCTGTTCAGAGACTGTCTGGCATATACCATCAGTGCAGCAGCGGTCCTTGCGATGATATCTGACAACAGAATTTACTG GTATGAAAGTGCATCCCTATTACTGATATATGGGTGTTATGTTCTAGTACTGTGTTTTGACATTAAAATCAACCAATACCTCATGAAAAAGTTCAGTCCCTGCTGTACGTGTTTTACAAAAGCTATGGAAGAGAATgtggagcagcagccactggtTGGATGGAGGGATGAGAGTGGACCTCTAATTCGTCAACAGTCAAGAACAGACAGTGGAATTTTTCAAGATGAGCTGGACTACTCTCAGCTTTCAACAAGCTTACACGGGCTCAATGAAATCTCTGAAG ATCATCCAAATGTCTTCACCATGCCTGAAGCAGATATGAAGAGAATTTTGTGGGTGTTATCCCTTCCTATCATCACACTACTCTATTTAACTATACCAGATTGCAGAAAACAGTTTTGGAGAAACTGGTTCATGgtgacatttttaatttcagcagcATGGATTTCTGCAATAACTTATGTTCTTGTATGGATGGTAACAATAGCAG GTGAAACGCTGGGAATCCCAGAGTCAGTCATGGGTCTCACATTACTTGCAGCAGGAACAAGTGTACCAGATACAGTTGCAAGTGTGCTGGTGGCTCGAAAAG gAAATGGAGATATGGCTATGTCTAACATTGTAGGATCCAATGTATTTGACATGCTCTGTTTGGGAATACCCTGGTTTATAAAAACTGCCTTCATAAATACACCAGGACCCATAGAAGTGAACAGCAGTGGTCTGACATACACAGCCATTTCTCTTATCTGttctgttggttttatttttctggcagTTCACCTGAATGGCTggaaaatagataaaaaattGGGAATAATTTGTCTTGTCCTGTACTTAGTATTTACTGTATTATCAATTTTATATGAACTTGGCATCATAGGAAACAATCCTACAAGGGTCTGTGGTAACTAG
- the SLC24A5 gene encoding sodium/potassium/calcium exchanger 5 isoform X4, protein MFLAVSIVCDDYFLPSLEIISECLGLSQDVAGATFMAAGSSAPELVTAFLGAFVTKGDIGVSTILGSAIYNLLGISAACGLFSSVVSRLSCWPLFRDCLAYTISAAAVLAMISDNRIYWYESASLLLIYGCYVLVLCFDIKINQYLMKKFSPCCTCFTKAMEENVEQQPLVGWRDESGPLIRQQSRTDSGIFQDELDYSQLSTSLHGLNEISEDHPNVFTMPEADMKRILWVLSLPIITLLYLTIPDCRKQFWRNWFMVTFLISAAWISAITYVLVWMVTIAGETLGIPESVMGLTLLAAGTSVPDTVASVLVARKGNGDMAMSNIVGSNVFDMLCLGIPWFIKTAFINTPGPIEVNSSGLTYTAISLICSVGFIFLAVHLNGWKIDKKLGIICLVLYLVFTVLSILYELGIIGNNPTRVCGN, encoded by the exons ATGTTTTTGGCCGTGTCCATTGTATGCGATGATTACTTCCTACCTTCCCTAGAGATCATCAGTGAAT GCCTTGGCCTCTCACAGGATGTAGCTGGAGCAACTTTTATGGCTGCTGGAAGCTCTGCTCCAGAGCTTGTCACTGCTTTTCTAG GAGCTTTTGTGACAAAGGGAGATATTGGCGTCAGCACCATCCTTGGATCAGCAATATATAATCTTCTTGGTATTTCTGCAGCTTGTGGGCTGTTTTCCAGTGTG GTTTCGAGGCTATCCTGTTGGCCGCTGTTCAGAGACTGTCTGGCATATACCATCAGTGCAGCAGCGGTCCTTGCGATGATATCTGACAACAGAATTTACTG GTATGAAAGTGCATCCCTATTACTGATATATGGGTGTTATGTTCTAGTACTGTGTTTTGACATTAAAATCAACCAATACCTCATGAAAAAGTTCAGTCCCTGCTGTACGTGTTTTACAAAAGCTATGGAAGAGAATgtggagcagcagccactggtTGGATGGAGGGATGAGAGTGGACCTCTAATTCGTCAACAGTCAAGAACAGACAGTGGAATTTTTCAAGATGAGCTGGACTACTCTCAGCTTTCAACAAGCTTACACGGGCTCAATGAAATCTCTGAAG ATCATCCAAATGTCTTCACCATGCCTGAAGCAGATATGAAGAGAATTTTGTGGGTGTTATCCCTTCCTATCATCACACTACTCTATTTAACTATACCAGATTGCAGAAAACAGTTTTGGAGAAACTGGTTCATGgtgacatttttaatttcagcagcATGGATTTCTGCAATAACTTATGTTCTTGTATGGATGGTAACAATAGCAG GTGAAACGCTGGGAATCCCAGAGTCAGTCATGGGTCTCACATTACTTGCAGCAGGAACAAGTGTACCAGATACAGTTGCAAGTGTGCTGGTGGCTCGAAAAG gAAATGGAGATATGGCTATGTCTAACATTGTAGGATCCAATGTATTTGACATGCTCTGTTTGGGAATACCCTGGTTTATAAAAACTGCCTTCATAAATACACCAGGACCCATAGAAGTGAACAGCAGTGGTCTGACATACACAGCCATTTCTCTTATCTGttctgttggttttatttttctggcagTTCACCTGAATGGCTggaaaatagataaaaaattGGGAATAATTTGTCTTGTCCTGTACTTAGTATTTACTGTATTATCAATTTTATATGAACTTGGCATCATAGGAAACAATCCTACAAGGGTCTGTGGTAACTAG
- the SLC24A5 gene encoding sodium/potassium/calcium exchanger 5 isoform X2 gives MFLAVSIVCDDYFLPSLEIISECLGLSQDVAGATFMAAGSSAPELVTAFLGAFVTKGDIGVSTILGSAIYNLLGISAACGLFSSVVSRLSCWPLFRDCLAYTISAAAVLAMISDNRIYWYESASLLLIYGCYVLVLCFDIKINQYLMKKFSPCCTCFTKAMEENVEQQPLVGWRDESGPLIRQQSRTDSGIFQDELDYSQLSTSLHGLNEISEDHPNVFTMPEADMKRILWVLSLPIITLLYLTIPDCRKQFWRNWFMVTFLISAAWISAITYVLVWMVTIAGETLGIPESVMGLTLLAAGTSVPDTVASVLVARKGKVTQDKRTGKNPNPDLLSPVFPQVCLYLTSSFETKCPTRLRERPDEPYALRSSSLSRSFRPLTTRKT, from the exons ATGTTTTTGGCCGTGTCCATTGTATGCGATGATTACTTCCTACCTTCCCTAGAGATCATCAGTGAAT GCCTTGGCCTCTCACAGGATGTAGCTGGAGCAACTTTTATGGCTGCTGGAAGCTCTGCTCCAGAGCTTGTCACTGCTTTTCTAG GAGCTTTTGTGACAAAGGGAGATATTGGCGTCAGCACCATCCTTGGATCAGCAATATATAATCTTCTTGGTATTTCTGCAGCTTGTGGGCTGTTTTCCAGTGTG GTTTCGAGGCTATCCTGTTGGCCGCTGTTCAGAGACTGTCTGGCATATACCATCAGTGCAGCAGCGGTCCTTGCGATGATATCTGACAACAGAATTTACTG GTATGAAAGTGCATCCCTATTACTGATATATGGGTGTTATGTTCTAGTACTGTGTTTTGACATTAAAATCAACCAATACCTCATGAAAAAGTTCAGTCCCTGCTGTACGTGTTTTACAAAAGCTATGGAAGAGAATgtggagcagcagccactggtTGGATGGAGGGATGAGAGTGGACCTCTAATTCGTCAACAGTCAAGAACAGACAGTGGAATTTTTCAAGATGAGCTGGACTACTCTCAGCTTTCAACAAGCTTACACGGGCTCAATGAAATCTCTGAAG ATCATCCAAATGTCTTCACCATGCCTGAAGCAGATATGAAGAGAATTTTGTGGGTGTTATCCCTTCCTATCATCACACTACTCTATTTAACTATACCAGATTGCAGAAAACAGTTTTGGAGAAACTGGTTCATGgtgacatttttaatttcagcagcATGGATTTCTGCAATAACTTATGTTCTTGTATGGATGGTAACAATAGCAG GTGAAACGCTGGGAATCCCAGAGTCAGTCATGGGTCTCACATTACTTGCAGCAGGAACAAGTGTACCAGATACAGTTGCAAGTGTGCTGGTGGCTCGAAAAG GCAAGGTGACACAGGacaaaagaacaggaaagaatCCAAATCCAGATCTGCTATCTCCAGTCTTTCCTCAAGTATGCCTGTATTTGACCTCAAGTTTTGAAACCAAGTGCCCTACAAGACTCAGGGAAAG ACCAGATGAACCTTATGCTCTTAGGAGTTCTTCTCTTTCAAGAAG TTTCAGGCCCCTTACAACAAGAAAGACATAG
- the SLC24A5 gene encoding sodium/potassium/calcium exchanger 5 isoform X3 — translation MFLAVSIVCDDYFLPSLEIISECLGLSQDVAGATFMAAGSSAPELVTAFLGAFVTKGDIGVSTILGSAIYNLLGISAACGLFSSVVSRLSCWPLFRDCLAYTISAAAVLAMISDNRIYWYESASLLLIYGCYVLVLCFDIKINQYLMKKFSPCCTCFTKAMEENVEQQPLVGWRDESGPLIRQQSRTDSGIFQDELDYSQLSTSLHGLNEISEDHPNVFTMPEADMKRILWVLSLPIITLLYLTIPDCRKQFWRNWFMVTFLISAAWISAITYVLVWMVTIAGETLGIPESVMGLTLLAAGTSVPDTVASVLVARKGKVTQDKRTGKNPNPDLLSPVFPQVCLYLTSSFETKCPTRLRESFRPLTTRKT, via the exons ATGTTTTTGGCCGTGTCCATTGTATGCGATGATTACTTCCTACCTTCCCTAGAGATCATCAGTGAAT GCCTTGGCCTCTCACAGGATGTAGCTGGAGCAACTTTTATGGCTGCTGGAAGCTCTGCTCCAGAGCTTGTCACTGCTTTTCTAG GAGCTTTTGTGACAAAGGGAGATATTGGCGTCAGCACCATCCTTGGATCAGCAATATATAATCTTCTTGGTATTTCTGCAGCTTGTGGGCTGTTTTCCAGTGTG GTTTCGAGGCTATCCTGTTGGCCGCTGTTCAGAGACTGTCTGGCATATACCATCAGTGCAGCAGCGGTCCTTGCGATGATATCTGACAACAGAATTTACTG GTATGAAAGTGCATCCCTATTACTGATATATGGGTGTTATGTTCTAGTACTGTGTTTTGACATTAAAATCAACCAATACCTCATGAAAAAGTTCAGTCCCTGCTGTACGTGTTTTACAAAAGCTATGGAAGAGAATgtggagcagcagccactggtTGGATGGAGGGATGAGAGTGGACCTCTAATTCGTCAACAGTCAAGAACAGACAGTGGAATTTTTCAAGATGAGCTGGACTACTCTCAGCTTTCAACAAGCTTACACGGGCTCAATGAAATCTCTGAAG ATCATCCAAATGTCTTCACCATGCCTGAAGCAGATATGAAGAGAATTTTGTGGGTGTTATCCCTTCCTATCATCACACTACTCTATTTAACTATACCAGATTGCAGAAAACAGTTTTGGAGAAACTGGTTCATGgtgacatttttaatttcagcagcATGGATTTCTGCAATAACTTATGTTCTTGTATGGATGGTAACAATAGCAG GTGAAACGCTGGGAATCCCAGAGTCAGTCATGGGTCTCACATTACTTGCAGCAGGAACAAGTGTACCAGATACAGTTGCAAGTGTGCTGGTGGCTCGAAAAG GCAAGGTGACACAGGacaaaagaacaggaaagaatCCAAATCCAGATCTGCTATCTCCAGTCTTTCCTCAAGTATGCCTGTATTTGACCTCAAGTTTTGAAACCAAGTGCCCTACAAGACTCAGGGAAAG TTTCAGGCCCCTTACAACAAGAAAGACATAG